Proteins encoded in a region of the Elaeis guineensis isolate ETL-2024a chromosome 7, EG11, whole genome shotgun sequence genome:
- the LOC105047906 gene encoding uncharacterized protein yields MVKKRKSDATRLDEVDRSMYSTFCSAANSLSQIYTQAMAQQKVSFQAGERHALEKLHQWILRQHEEGAIVTTAEVIAYLQNEIDYGGEDASMSPRLQFPCHPQTTMHFTNPNIQASSGVSGPATVVIAPRTGHSDQMKNSIFSNALSSPVCSSLQPYDGGYYPSGAVLNGSGTRNHEVVFPNQSRDSNSLNFNDSSMDMHSDSPPHESY; encoded by the exons ATGGTGAAGAAGAGGAAATCGGACGCGACGCGGCTGGACGAGGTGGATCGGAGCATGTATTCGACCTTCTGCAGCGCGGCGAACTCGCTGTCTCAGATATACACGCAGGCGATGGCGCAGCAGAAGGTCTCCTTCCAGGCCGGAGAGCGCCATGCCCTG GAGAAACTCCACCAGTGGATTTTGAGACAGCATGAGGAAGGGGCAATAGTGACCACAGCAGAAGTCATTGCTTATTTGCAG AACGAGATTGATTATGGAGGAGAGGACGCGTCAATGTCTCCAAGATTGCAATTTCCTTGCCATCCTCAAACCACAATGCACTTTACAAACCCAAACATCCAGGCCTCTTCTGGTGTGTCTGGACCAGCAACAGTTGTAATTGCCCCACGGACTGGGCACTCTGATCAAATGAAGAACTCGATTTTCTCAAATGCTCTCTCCAGCCCTGTTTGTTCTAGCCTTCAGCCTTATGATGGAGGATATTATCCAAGTGGTGCCGTGCTTAATGGAAGTGGAACTCGGAACCACGAAGTTGTCTTTCCCAATCAAAGCCGTGACTCCAACTCCCTCAATTTCAATGACTCATCTATGGACATGCATTCAGACAGTCCACCTCATGAGTCCTATTGA